The following is a genomic window from Lysinibacillus sp. G4S2.
CAAAAATAAGCTGCGATGATACAACTAACTGCGAACATGACATTGAATCTGATATAGTAGTTGGAAATTCACCATGCCCTTGCTGCGAGTTTATTACAATTCCGAATAATGGCGATGCCCTTGCTTACATTTGCCCCGTATGTTTTTGGGAGATAGATTTGTTTATTCAAAGTAATATTGAGGCAAGTGACCAAAACAATGGCTTAACATTGACTGAAGCAAGAAAAAATTATCAAAGTTTTGGGGCAGTATTGCCCATGTTAAAGAAGTCTTGCAGGCAACCAAAAGAATATGAATATCCAACAAAATGAAGAAGCAGATTCAAAGTTAATTGGAGTGGAAGACGGCGACTACGGGAGGATCGGTGGGACGTGAAACAAACAACGGAAGCGTACGCCCTCCGGAACGCGTCCGTCTGGAACGGAAATCAACGGTTTTACACTGTTCAAGAATCGGGCGCGATTGTTCAGGAAGCGTCGCTGTTCATATTAAGCTAACGGGGTGCTTTACTTCAATAATGAGTAGAGCCTTTTTCTACCTAAACTTTCGTGGTAGGTTAGTTTAACAACTGGTTGTCTTTTTAAACATTGAGATATATTTCCATGGATTTGATTGACATGAAAAGTGTATTAAGCCTATAATACATTACGAAGAGTGTATTGTGTGCTTAATACACTTTTACATTTTTTTGAGAACGGTGTATTAAGGTATTAATACACCAAGACCAATTAGCGGGGTAATGGCTAAATAATAAATTGGGTGGTTTTGTTAAAGTACTTAGTCCACCATTATGCACAATCTGTATTAAGTGCTTAATACATGAAAATATGATTTTCTGGGAGTTGAGTTAATTGACTGTAAAGTTTAATAATCGGGATCCAGTTTATGTCCAGGTTATCCGGCATTTTAAAGAGCAAATCGCCAAGGGGTATTTTGAACCTGGTCAGGAGATTCCATCAAGAAGAGAACTAGCCAACCAGCTGAAGATTAACCCAAATACTGCACAACGAGCTTATAAGGAAATGGGGGAACAAGGATTGATTTTTACTGAGGGGAATATGCCGAGCTGCATTACTAAAGATGAAAAGGTCCTTAAAAGTGTCCGCGAGGAATTGATTATTGAAGCGGTTGACTTATTTTTAGGTTCTATTAAATCCATTGATGTGCCGTTATCCGAAGTGTTGGAACTAGTTAAGAAAAAGCATGATGCCGAAAGCGGAGAAGCGGAGGAATCGAAATGATTGAAGTGAAAAATGTCATGAAAAAATACGGCAGGAAACAGGTATTAAAAGGTCTTTCTTTTACTGCTGAAAAAGGTGAAATTACTTGTTTAATCGGAATAAACGGAGTAGGAAAGACGACAATCATGAAAGCTATTATGGCGCTCACTCCGATTGATAGCGGTGAAATTTTGATTGATGGGGAAAAAATCCGGAAAGAAAGCTTCGAAAAAATTACCTTTATTCCAGATACGATTACGATGTTGCCACAAATGAAAATTTGTGAAGCCTTTACGTTCATGGCCGATTTTTATAAAAACTGGGATCCAAAAAGAGCAGAAGAGTTGCTGCAATTTTTTAAACTAGACCCTACCGAACGGATTGCCAATTTATCAAAGGGGAATATGGCTAAAGTCAATATGATATTAGGTTTGGCACTGAATGTGGATTACTTACTGATGGATGAACCATTCTCTGGTATCGATATATTCTCCCGTGAACAGATTGCCGAAGTGTTTACAAGCCATTTAATTGAAGATCGTGGTGTGATTATCACAACCCATGAAATTAGTGATATTGAACACTTGATTGATAGAGCAGTGCTTATTGATAACGGTGAAGTTTTAAAGGAATTTAGTGTAGAGGAAGTACGTGAAAAGGAAGGGAAATCAGTCGTTGATGTCATGAGAGAGGTGTATCGCGGATGAGAAACTTTTTAAAGCTTCTTAATTTCGAAGTAAATCGATTTTTCAAACTGTACCTAGCCTTAATAGGATTGATAATTGTCAGTCAGTTCATTGGGGCGATTGTCGTGTCAAAAGGATATATGGATAGAGCGGATCAGAATCAACTATCAATGAGCCAATATGTTAAGGATTACTTTTCATTTAATTATTTCTTTGACTCTGAATGGTTTCTGATGCCAATCTTTTTTAGCATCGCTATGTTGATGATTTATGTTTTCTTTATTTGGTATCGGGATTGGTTTGGAAAAAACACGTTTATTTACAGATTATTAATGTTGCCAACTGAAAGAATTACTATTTATTTCGCAAAATTGACGACTATTATGCTTTTAGTACTTGGTTTAGTTACCTTGCAAATATTGTTAATCCCGATTGAAATACAAATTGTTAATAGTATTATACCAACAGATTTGCAATCGCATTTTTCATTTTATGATATTAATAGTTTAGAAATGTGGGGCTGGCTGTATCCGAATACCTTAACGGAATTTATCCTGATTTATGGAGTCGGGCTAATCTTTGTAGCAGTTCTATTCACTGCTATTTTAATTGAACGAAGTTACGGTTTAAAAGGCATATTTTTCGCAATCGTTTATGGAATGCTTTCGTTCGGAGTCTTTTTTGCGCCAATTTTTTTGAATGAATTTTCTAGTGGCTATTTTTACTCACTTGAAGTCCTTCTAATGGTATTAGTAATGGGAACCATCGTATTAGGGAGTGCCATTTGGATCGCAAATCATTTGCTAAAATATAAAATCAGGGTCTAAGGGGGGATAGCAATGAAAAAATATTGGAAAACGATATTGATTAGTTTAATCATCGTGACGACAATCGGTTCTTACTATATTCAACAGGCAATGGCAAAGAATGTATCTTTTAAAATGGAAACTACTAACGGAAATAAGGGAGAAATCGACAATCTAATCATTCATGCAAGTTATCAAAATGGTGATATT
Proteins encoded in this region:
- a CDS encoding CPCC family cysteine-rich protein translates to MKNEENKTNKYVPKISCDDTTNCEHDIESDIVVGNSPCPCCEFITIPNNGDALAYICPVCFWEIDLFIQSNIEASDQNNGLTLTEARKNYQSFGAVLPMLKKSCRQPKEYEYPTK
- a CDS encoding GntR family transcriptional regulator; the encoded protein is MTVKFNNRDPVYVQVIRHFKEQIAKGYFEPGQEIPSRRELANQLKINPNTAQRAYKEMGEQGLIFTEGNMPSCITKDEKVLKSVREELIIEAVDLFLGSIKSIDVPLSEVLELVKKKHDAESGEAEESK
- a CDS encoding ABC transporter ATP-binding protein; amino-acid sequence: MIEVKNVMKKYGRKQVLKGLSFTAEKGEITCLIGINGVGKTTIMKAIMALTPIDSGEILIDGEKIRKESFEKITFIPDTITMLPQMKICEAFTFMADFYKNWDPKRAEELLQFFKLDPTERIANLSKGNMAKVNMILGLALNVDYLLMDEPFSGIDIFSREQIAEVFTSHLIEDRGVIITTHEISDIEHLIDRAVLIDNGEVLKEFSVEEVREKEGKSVVDVMREVYRG